A portion of the Chondrinema litorale genome contains these proteins:
- the trpB gene encoding tryptophan synthase subunit beta, with translation MITVNERGFYGKFGGAYIPEMLHPNIEELVKNYLSIINEEGFQKEFRHLLTDYVGRPTPLYYASRLSEKYQTNVYLKREDLCHTGAHKVNNTIGQILLAKRLGKKRILAETGAGQHGVATATICALMGLDCVVYMGKVDVARQKPNVERMKLLGATVVEAVSGSQTLKDATNDAMRDWINNPEDTHYVIGSVVGPHPYPDMVAIFQSVISEEIKKQLAEKTGSQDPNYVLACVGGGSNAIGAFYHYVDNPNVKLIGLEAGGFGIDTDKTAATLTLGKEGVLHGSRSLVIQTEDGQVIEPHSVSAGLDYPGIGPAHAYLYKTAKADYFPITDAEALNAGFECSRLEGIIPAVESAHALAYLPKLKAKPEETVVINLSGRGDKDMKTYIEWFGSKD, from the coding sequence ATGATAACAGTTAACGAAAGAGGATTTTACGGCAAATTTGGTGGAGCTTATATCCCCGAAATGTTGCATCCAAATATAGAAGAGTTGGTAAAAAACTATCTAAGCATTATCAACGAAGAAGGATTCCAAAAAGAATTTAGACATCTTTTAACAGACTACGTTGGCAGACCTACTCCGCTTTACTATGCGAGTAGACTTTCTGAGAAATACCAAACCAATGTTTACTTAAAAAGAGAAGACCTTTGCCACACTGGTGCACATAAAGTAAACAATACTATTGGTCAAATTCTTTTAGCTAAAAGATTAGGCAAGAAAAGAATTTTAGCAGAAACCGGAGCAGGTCAACATGGTGTAGCTACAGCAACCATTTGTGCATTAATGGGCTTAGACTGTGTGGTTTACATGGGAAAAGTAGATGTTGCCAGACAGAAACCTAATGTAGAAAGAATGAAGCTTCTGGGTGCTACTGTGGTGGAAGCAGTTAGTGGTAGCCAAACGTTAAAAGATGCCACCAACGATGCCATGCGCGACTGGATTAACAACCCAGAAGATACGCATTATGTAATTGGCTCTGTGGTAGGCCCTCATCCCTACCCTGACATGGTAGCTATTTTCCAATCGGTAATTAGCGAAGAGATTAAAAAGCAACTGGCAGAAAAAACTGGTAGCCAAGATCCAAACTATGTGCTTGCTTGTGTAGGTGGTGGTAGCAATGCTATTGGAGCCTTCTATCATTATGTAGATAACCCAAATGTAAAACTAATTGGTTTAGAAGCTGGTGGATTTGGTATAGACACAGACAAAACCGCTGCTACGCTTACATTGGGTAAAGAAGGAGTACTACACGGCAGTCGCTCATTGGTAATCCAAACAGAAGACGGACAAGTAATTGAACCTCACTCAGTTTCTGCAGGATTAGATTATCCGGGAATTGGCCCAGCACACGCTTATTTATACAAAACTGCTAAAGCCGACTACTTCCCAATTACAGATGCAGAAGCTTTGAATGCAGGTTTTGAATGTAGCCGATTAGAAGGAATTATTCCTGCGGTGGAATCTGCTCATGCACTGGCTTACTTGCCAAAACTAAAAGCAAAACCAGAAGAAACAGTTGTGATTAACCTTTCTGGTAGAGGTGATAAAGACATGAAAACTTATATCGAGTGGTTCGGTAGCAAAGATTGA
- a CDS encoding SET domain-containing protein has product MIHPDTELRFINDAVGLGIFAKTFIPEGTIVYVKDSLEIEISPEDYAKHSDQMKEVIEKYSYIDQRGVHIISWDHAKYVNHCCNCNTISTAYGFEIAIRDIFPGEEITDEYGLFNVKHEIPLLCNNAHCRKMVRPEDFDNYYSQWDEKIRKSLTGSDKLPQPLYHLIDEDTKKELELFYLDPENYQSVYRLKLQLNHVSIH; this is encoded by the coding sequence ATGATTCACCCAGATACTGAACTACGATTTATAAATGACGCTGTCGGATTAGGCATTTTTGCTAAAACATTTATTCCAGAAGGCACTATTGTTTATGTAAAAGATAGCCTAGAGATAGAAATTAGTCCTGAAGATTACGCTAAACATTCTGATCAAATGAAAGAGGTAATCGAAAAATATTCATACATAGACCAAAGAGGGGTTCATATCATCAGTTGGGATCATGCTAAATATGTAAACCATTGCTGCAATTGTAATACTATTAGCACAGCTTATGGTTTCGAAATAGCCATTAGAGATATTTTTCCTGGAGAAGAAATCACTGATGAATATGGCCTCTTCAATGTAAAACATGAGATACCATTATTGTGCAACAATGCACATTGCAGAAAAATGGTAAGACCAGAAGATTTTGATAACTACTATTCGCAATGGGATGAAAAAATTAGAAAGTCTCTTACTGGTTCTGATAAACTTCCTCAACCTTTGTATCATTTGATTGACGAAGACACTAAAAAGGAATTAGAACTTTTCTATCTAGACCCTGAGAATTACCAGTCTGTTTACAGACTTAAATTGCAATTGAACCATGTGAGTATTCACTAA
- a CDS encoding FG-GAP repeat domain-containing protein: MKSLKIQSATKFILITSIFSLLLFACENSERSSQKNIVKVPEKDIINNGHRLALTYCQGCHLFPEPSLLPKQIWKDKVLPAMAYRLGINTQEAFAQIDPYNKKLIQMAHIFPEKPLLKDTDWEELMEFYIEQAPDSLANSNQKTIKTNSQSSLFKASFPLKSPNKTPLVTLIHFLQDGTLVVGDLKSNTNFYNTTFDSATLKIKTVSAAVGLTESQASYKLLCIGNMQPNDLQTGLLYNLQKGMTLNRLTPKISETLKRPVYISNGDLDNDGDEDLVVSNHGHYTGNLIWFEYLAKNKYQHHLIKESPGFNKTIISDLDDNGTQDILALKAQGDEGIFAFLNQGDGEFKEKVILRFSPVYGSSYFEWVDMNNDGLKDIVYSNGDNADFSTVLKPYHGIRIFLNQGDLTFEEQQFIPLHGATKVLVADYDQDGDMDMAAIAFFPDFDNNPEQGFAYFENKGNLNFQANFFNEATNGRWLTMDKGDFDNDGDIDLVLGSFIHSQPAAPDSLTKLWTKEGNQILYLENTLNTVEAIN, from the coding sequence ATGAAAAGCTTAAAAATTCAATCAGCAACAAAATTTATATTAATAACTTCAATCTTTTCATTACTACTATTTGCCTGTGAAAACAGCGAAAGAAGTAGCCAGAAAAACATCGTAAAAGTTCCTGAAAAAGATATTATAAACAATGGGCATCGTCTGGCATTAACTTATTGTCAGGGATGCCACTTGTTTCCTGAACCATCTCTTTTGCCCAAGCAAATTTGGAAAGATAAAGTCTTACCAGCAATGGCTTATCGACTTGGGATTAATACACAAGAAGCCTTTGCGCAGATTGACCCTTATAATAAAAAGCTCATACAAATGGCTCATATTTTCCCAGAAAAGCCATTATTAAAAGATACAGATTGGGAAGAACTCATGGAGTTTTATATAGAACAAGCTCCTGATAGTTTGGCTAATTCAAATCAAAAAACAATAAAAACTAATAGCCAATCCTCACTTTTTAAAGCCTCATTCCCATTAAAATCCCCGAATAAAACACCTTTAGTTACACTGATTCATTTCTTGCAAGATGGAACATTAGTTGTTGGTGATTTAAAAAGCAACACCAATTTTTATAATACAACTTTTGACTCGGCTACTTTAAAAATAAAGACCGTTTCTGCTGCTGTTGGACTCACCGAAAGCCAAGCTTCATATAAGCTGCTTTGCATCGGCAATATGCAACCCAATGATTTACAAACTGGGCTGCTATACAATTTGCAAAAAGGAATGACTTTAAACAGACTTACTCCTAAAATCAGTGAAACTCTAAAAAGGCCGGTCTATATAAGTAATGGAGATTTGGATAATGATGGTGATGAAGATTTAGTTGTGAGTAATCATGGGCACTATACCGGAAATCTAATTTGGTTTGAATACTTGGCTAAAAACAAATATCAACATCATTTAATTAAAGAATCTCCCGGTTTTAACAAGACCATTATTTCAGATTTGGATGATAATGGAACGCAAGACATTTTGGCTTTAAAGGCACAAGGCGACGAAGGTATTTTTGCTTTCTTAAACCAAGGTGATGGCGAATTTAAAGAGAAAGTAATACTGCGATTTTCACCAGTTTATGGTTCGAGTTATTTCGAATGGGTAGATATGAATAATGATGGATTAAAAGACATTGTCTATTCCAATGGCGACAATGCAGATTTCTCTACTGTTTTGAAACCTTACCATGGTATTAGAATTTTCTTAAATCAAGGAGATTTAACTTTTGAAGAACAGCAATTTATTCCGCTGCATGGAGCCACTAAAGTTTTGGTAGCAGACTACGACCAAGATGGTGATATGGATATGGCAGCCATCGCCTTCTTCCCAGATTTTGATAACAATCCTGAGCAGGGTTTTGCCTATTTTGAAAACAAAGGAAACTTAAATTTTCAAGCTAACTTCTTTAATGAAGCCACGAATGGTAGATGGCTCACAATGGACAAAGGTGATTTTGATAATGATGGAGATATCGATTTGGTATTAGGTTCTTTTATTCACTCACAACCTGCTGCACCAGATTCGCTCACCAAACTTTGGACAAAAGAAGGAAATCAGATTTTATATTTAGAAAACACACTTAATACAGTTGAAGCAATCAATTAA
- a CDS encoding L,D-transpeptidase family protein, with protein MFKLNYAVKAFIILFTFSINLINQVQAQDDEISFEIKRLVESLVEKNSLDIEGVTIYSKTVLPIYYQNRNYKHGWTNNSSTEESLKSIGRAGEEGLSPEDYHYDLLLNLRKELTETRNPAASSVAHFDLLLTDAVLLYSRHLLNGKVNPVKIESTWNIQRKVFSGDSLAVLEDGIANNKIPYLLESIKPDHPLYKGLKKHLAHYRLLAKKGGWQKIDAGPTLKPGMEDARILQVRKRLALEGFLPDMGIKIPYTNFFVNDSIIGEEPENEKIYDRELATAIARFQLAYSLEVDSAIGQMTLDALNVPIEERIDQIRVNLERARWVLGTLGDDYVLVNIAGFELFLIRNGKEIWKTNVVVGKKYSQTPVFKDRIQFIVFNPTWTVPPGIMSSETLPRMKKDGNYLSSHDLEMVDNKGNALSQSILTESQYTLRTFPYQVRQRPGDNNALGRVKFMFPNKYSIYLHDTPSKSYFSKTSRAYSHGCVRVENPLKLAEVILNDPVNYSAEKIQKIIKTNQTTTVNLKNKLDVLLLYWTAEIHPSGKLYFKEDVYNRDKKVLTELDEKRPRI; from the coding sequence ATGTTTAAACTAAATTATGCTGTAAAAGCATTCATCATTCTTTTTACTTTTTCCATCAATTTAATCAACCAAGTACAAGCTCAAGATGACGAAATATCATTTGAGATAAAAAGATTAGTTGAAAGTCTTGTTGAAAAAAACAGTCTTGATATTGAAGGAGTAACCATCTATTCTAAAACTGTTTTACCGATTTACTATCAAAACAGAAATTACAAACATGGCTGGACAAACAACAGCTCCACCGAAGAATCCCTAAAATCAATTGGCAGAGCTGGTGAAGAAGGACTCTCTCCCGAAGACTACCATTACGATTTACTACTGAATTTAAGAAAAGAACTTACTGAAACCCGCAATCCAGCAGCCTCAAGTGTAGCTCATTTTGATTTGCTGCTCACCGATGCTGTTTTATTATACTCAAGACATTTACTAAATGGCAAAGTAAATCCGGTAAAGATTGAATCTACATGGAATATACAGCGCAAAGTTTTTAGTGGTGATTCGCTAGCAGTCTTAGAAGATGGCATTGCCAACAATAAAATTCCTTATTTACTAGAAAGCATAAAACCAGATCATCCACTTTACAAAGGATTAAAAAAACACTTAGCACACTACAGATTGTTGGCTAAAAAAGGAGGATGGCAAAAAATAGATGCAGGCCCTACTTTAAAACCTGGCATGGAAGACGCTCGAATTTTACAGGTTAGAAAAAGGCTAGCATTAGAAGGTTTTTTGCCTGATATGGGTATTAAAATCCCTTACACTAATTTCTTTGTAAACGATTCGATTATTGGCGAAGAACCCGAAAACGAAAAAATATACGATAGAGAATTAGCCACAGCCATTGCCAGATTTCAGTTGGCTTACAGCCTAGAAGTAGACAGCGCTATCGGGCAAATGACTTTGGATGCGCTCAATGTTCCCATTGAAGAACGTATAGATCAGATTCGTGTAAATTTAGAAAGAGCCAGATGGGTATTAGGAACTTTGGGCGATGATTATGTTTTGGTAAACATTGCCGGTTTCGAATTATTTCTGATTAGAAATGGCAAAGAAATCTGGAAAACCAATGTTGTAGTTGGTAAAAAATACAGCCAAACTCCAGTGTTTAAAGACAGAATCCAGTTTATTGTTTTTAACCCAACTTGGACAGTTCCACCCGGAATTATGAGTTCAGAAACATTACCAAGAATGAAAAAGGATGGCAACTACCTAAGTAGCCACGATTTAGAAATGGTAGACAACAAAGGCAATGCACTTTCTCAAAGTATATTAACCGAATCTCAGTATACTTTAAGAACTTTCCCCTACCAGGTAAGACAAAGACCTGGAGATAATAATGCGCTTGGCAGAGTTAAATTTATGTTCCCAAATAAATACTCTATCTACTTACACGACACACCAAGCAAAAGTTATTTTTCCAAAACTTCGAGAGCTTATAGCCATGGTTGTGTGAGAGTAGAAAACCCTTTAAAATTAGCAGAAGTTATATTGAATGATCCGGTAAACTACAGCGCTGAAAAAATTCAGAAGATTATAAAAACAAACCAAACCACCACTGTAAATCTTAAAAACAAGCTAGATGTATTATTGCTTTACTGGACAGCCGAGATACATCCGAGTGGTAAATTATACTTTAAAGAAGATGTATATAATCGCGATAAAAAGGTTTTAACAGAGCTTGATGAAAAACGACCTCGCATTTAA
- a CDS encoding phosphoribosylanthranilate isomerase → MKIKVCGMRDEKNILEVLEEPPDYMGFIFYKKSSRYAGEMPPAVTAFIPGYVCKTGVFVNATLDEIKETVEKYQLDSIQLHGAESPEFCEALKSLLDSREISIIKVFSVGEDFDFERLKPFDKVVDFYLFDTKGKLPGGNGYTFDWTLLKNYSGDKPYFLSGGIAPEHFKDIQSLDLKGLYAIDINSKFEIEPALKDFEKTGEFVKKIHEMA, encoded by the coding sequence ATGAAGATAAAGGTCTGTGGCATGCGGGACGAGAAAAATATTCTTGAAGTACTGGAAGAACCACCAGATTATATGGGCTTTATCTTTTATAAAAAGTCATCCAGATATGCAGGAGAAATGCCTCCGGCAGTAACAGCGTTTATTCCCGGCTATGTTTGCAAAACCGGTGTTTTTGTAAATGCCACTTTGGATGAAATAAAAGAAACGGTAGAGAAATATCAGTTAGATTCTATTCAACTACATGGAGCTGAAAGTCCTGAGTTTTGCGAAGCTTTAAAATCGCTACTTGACTCAAGAGAAATTTCTATCATAAAGGTGTTTAGTGTAGGCGAAGATTTTGATTTCGAAAGGTTGAAACCATTTGACAAAGTAGTCGATTTTTATTTATTTGATACAAAAGGCAAACTTCCCGGTGGTAATGGATATACATTCGATTGGACTTTGCTCAAAAATTATTCAGGAGATAAACCTTACTTTTTAAGTGGTGGCATAGCTCCCGAACATTTTAAAGATATTCAATCGCTTGACTTAAAAGGCTTATATGCCATAGATATCAATAGCAAATTTGAAATTGAGCCGGCATTAAAAGACTTTGAGAAAACAGGCGAATTTGTAAAGAAAATACATGAAATGGCTTAA
- a CDS encoding VCBS repeat-containing protein encodes MHKLILRFVIPIFFFSACNDKKDPTLFELIPSEKSGLSFINTITEREDFNILTEEYIYNGGGVAVADFNNDQLQDLYFTGNQVENKLYLNQGELKFKDITNVADVAGNNQWCSGVTVVDINQDGWMDIYVSSTIDKEPEKRRNLLYINQGLSEDGIPFFKELAKSYGLDDAGNSTQATFFDYDKDGDLDMYLLTNVIDSKIPGNYRTKIKDGSSLNNDRLYRNNGDNTFTNVSKEAGILIEGFGLGVTIADVNLDSWPDIYVTNDYISNDLLYINNQDGTFTNQIKKYIKHQSHSAMGNDVVDINNDGLVDIFALDMLPETNERKKQMLGGNKYINYIQNERYGYELQVVRNTLQLNNGIGPEGHPTFSEVGQFANLYQTDWSWTPLISDFDNDGLRDIIVTNGFPKDVTDKDFTLYQAGPAGNVASKMFLQDSIPVVKISNYAFKNNGDLDFKDVTKEWGLSIPSFSNGAIYSDLDNDGDLDIVCNNINEHPFLFENKTSDAKNLKNHNYLRLKFEGNKPNSAGIGTKVMLYSKGAKMYYENVPTRGYLSSVEPFTHFGVGEAETVDSLLVQWPDGKEQFLQNVATNQVLILKQNDAIKTNNPAERMHLFTSSEKLLKSANTDKNIQFKHQEEDKIDFNLQRTIPHKYSQMGPSIAVGDVNADGLEDFIVSGSVDNAASLFLQNEDGKFSNAIPVYTNKDDLKKEDLGMLLFDADNDKDLDLYICSGGFEYFIDAAEYQDRLYLNDGKGQFTKAENAIPQSFVSTAAIKAADYDGDGLLDLFVGGKVKPGQYPMPVSSKILHNEGGKFVDVSAQICPQLTDLGMVSDALWTDFNNDKQIDLLLVGEWMTPTFFQNSGGKFENVTEKTGLTGEKGWWNSITGADFDQDGDIDYIAGNLGLNTSYKANQEQPIQVVAKDFDNSNSIDPVISLYLKNEEGNYASYPVHSRSDLIAQMQHMRKKFPRFSMYGKTTSEGVFSAEELKGALVMQATQFASCYYENLGDGTFGMKKLPLQAQLGPLYGMLPYDIDEDGFLDILMVGNSYAPEVFMGRYDALIGLVLKGNGKGEFTPLQTDKSGFFVDGDAKALVNMYDANNKNIILASQNRDKLLSFEQIDKSNQPLIQFENNDAQVVFTMNDGSTRKSELYYGNSYLSQSSRNLKVPAGTKQVKIISFDGSSREWHPDKTL; translated from the coding sequence ATGCATAAACTGATATTAAGATTTGTAATTCCTATATTCTTTTTCAGCGCTTGTAACGATAAAAAAGATCCTACTCTTTTCGAGTTGATACCAAGTGAAAAAAGTGGACTTAGTTTTATAAATACAATTACAGAAAGAGAAGATTTTAACATCCTTACTGAAGAATATATTTATAATGGTGGTGGAGTTGCAGTGGCAGATTTCAACAACGATCAGCTACAAGATTTATATTTCACTGGAAATCAGGTTGAAAATAAACTATACCTTAATCAAGGTGAATTAAAGTTTAAAGATATTACCAATGTGGCAGATGTTGCTGGTAATAACCAATGGTGCTCTGGTGTAACTGTGGTAGATATTAACCAAGATGGTTGGATGGACATTTATGTATCATCTACTATAGATAAAGAGCCAGAAAAAAGAAGAAATTTACTTTACATCAATCAGGGATTAAGCGAAGATGGAATTCCTTTTTTTAAAGAATTGGCGAAAAGCTATGGCCTAGACGATGCTGGCAATAGCACTCAAGCTACATTTTTTGATTATGACAAAGATGGTGATTTAGATATGTATCTGCTCACCAATGTAATAGACAGTAAAATCCCCGGTAATTACCGAACAAAAATAAAAGATGGTAGCTCTCTTAATAATGACCGACTTTACAGAAATAATGGCGATAATACATTTACCAATGTAAGCAAAGAAGCAGGTATACTTATAGAAGGTTTCGGCCTTGGAGTTACCATTGCTGATGTTAACCTAGACTCATGGCCAGATATTTATGTTACCAACGATTACATTTCAAACGACCTACTCTACATCAATAATCAGGATGGTACATTTACCAACCAGATAAAAAAATATATAAAACACCAAAGTCACTCTGCCATGGGTAATGATGTGGTAGATATCAATAATGATGGTTTGGTAGACATTTTTGCACTAGATATGTTACCAGAAACCAACGAGCGTAAAAAGCAAATGCTGGGTGGTAACAAATACATCAATTACATCCAAAATGAAAGGTATGGGTATGAATTACAGGTAGTTCGTAACACTTTGCAATTGAACAATGGCATTGGTCCAGAAGGTCACCCGACCTTTAGTGAAGTTGGTCAGTTTGCTAACCTTTACCAAACCGATTGGAGCTGGACTCCCCTTATTTCAGACTTCGATAATGATGGCTTAAGAGACATCATAGTAACCAACGGTTTTCCAAAAGATGTAACCGATAAAGACTTTACCTTATACCAAGCTGGTCCCGCTGGTAATGTAGCTAGTAAAATGTTTTTACAAGATTCTATTCCAGTTGTAAAAATCTCTAACTACGCATTTAAAAATAATGGCGACCTAGATTTTAAAGACGTAACCAAAGAATGGGGCTTAAGTATTCCCTCTTTTTCTAACGGCGCAATTTACTCAGATTTAGATAATGATGGTGATTTAGACATTGTTTGCAACAACATCAACGAACATCCATTCCTGTTCGAAAACAAAACCTCAGATGCTAAAAACCTGAAAAACCACAACTACCTCAGACTAAAATTTGAAGGAAATAAACCAAACTCTGCGGGTATTGGCACCAAAGTGATGCTCTACTCAAAAGGAGCAAAAATGTATTACGAAAATGTGCCTACAAGAGGATATTTATCGTCGGTTGAGCCATTTACACATTTTGGTGTGGGAGAAGCAGAAACGGTGGATTCTTTATTGGTACAGTGGCCAGATGGCAAAGAGCAATTCTTACAAAATGTAGCCACCAACCAAGTACTTATACTCAAGCAAAATGATGCGATAAAAACGAATAACCCTGCTGAGAGAATGCATCTTTTTACGAGTAGCGAAAAGCTATTAAAAAGTGCTAATACAGATAAAAACATTCAATTTAAACACCAAGAAGAAGATAAAATAGACTTTAACCTGCAAAGAACTATACCTCATAAATATTCGCAAATGGGTCCTTCTATTGCTGTAGGAGATGTAAATGCAGATGGATTAGAAGATTTTATTGTAAGTGGTTCTGTAGATAATGCGGCTTCCTTGTTTCTTCAAAATGAAGATGGGAAGTTTAGTAATGCCATACCAGTATATACTAATAAAGATGATTTGAAAAAAGAAGATTTAGGCATGTTGTTATTCGATGCAGATAATGACAAAGACCTAGATTTATATATATGCAGTGGCGGTTTTGAATATTTTATTGATGCTGCAGAATACCAAGACAGATTGTATTTGAATGATGGAAAAGGGCAATTTACAAAAGCAGAAAATGCCATACCTCAAAGTTTTGTAAGCACTGCTGCGATTAAAGCTGCTGATTATGACGGAGATGGCTTACTCGATTTGTTTGTAGGTGGAAAAGTAAAACCGGGTCAATATCCTATGCCTGTATCGAGCAAAATCTTGCATAACGAAGGTGGGAAATTCGTAGATGTAAGCGCGCAGATTTGTCCACAATTAACTGACTTAGGCATGGTTAGCGATGCGCTTTGGACAGACTTCAATAATGATAAGCAAATAGATTTACTGCTTGTAGGTGAATGGATGACACCCACATTCTTCCAAAACAGTGGTGGAAAATTCGAGAATGTAACCGAAAAAACTGGCTTAACAGGCGAAAAAGGCTGGTGGAATAGCATTACTGGTGCAGACTTCGACCAAGATGGTGACATTGATTACATAGCCGGAAATCTTGGTTTAAACACCAGTTACAAAGCTAATCAAGAGCAACCAATCCAAGTGGTTGCCAAAGACTTTGACAATAGCAACAGTATCGATCCAGTAATTTCACTTTATCTTAAAAACGAAGAAGGAAATTACGCCTCCTACCCTGTTCATAGCCGCAGTGACCTGATTGCCCAGATGCAACACATGCGAAAAAAATTCCCACGATTTAGCATGTATGGCAAAACTACTTCTGAAGGTGTGTTTAGTGCTGAAGAATTAAAAGGAGCTTTAGTAATGCAGGCAACACAGTTTGCTAGTTGCTATTACGAAAACCTCGGTGACGGTACTTTCGGTATGAAAAAACTGCCTTTACAAGCACAGCTAGGTCCACTTTACGGTATGTTACCTTACGATATAGACGAAGATGGATTCTTAGATATTTTAATGGTTGGTAACAGTTATGCACCAGAAGTTTTCATGGGCAGATACGACGCCCTTATCGGCTTAGTATTGAAAGGAAATGGCAAAGGTGAGTTTACTCCATTACAAACAGATAAATCTGGTTTCTTTGTAGATGGCGATGCGAAAGCATTGGTAAACATGTACGATGCAAACAACAAAAATATCATACTTGCGAGCCAAAACAGAGACAAGCTCCTCAGCTTCGAACAAATAGATAAAAGCAATCAACCCTTAATCCAATTCGAAAATAATGATGCACAAGTAGTTTTCACGATGAATGATGGTTCTACCAGAAAATCAGAATTATATTACGGAAACTCTTATCTTTCACAATCAAGTAGAAATTTAAAAGTACCAGCAGGAACAAAACAAGTTAAAATTATCAGTTTTGATGGCAGCAGTAGAGAATGGCATCCAGATAAAACACTTTAA
- a CDS encoding NUDIX hydrolase has product MALNWIEVAKRIQAIAQNGLTFSEGMYDIDRYEELRDISVKIMAEISEEPVEKVKELFASATGYQTPKVDIRGVVFEGDKILMIKEIADNKWSLPGGWADVNYSPAEIVCKEVWEESGIEVKALRLLAVCDKHKHPHPHDPYHAYKMFFLCERTGGELKTGMETLDVSFFAEDDLPELSVDRVTESQINMLFDFKRNPEKETYFD; this is encoded by the coding sequence ATGGCTTTAAACTGGATAGAAGTAGCAAAACGTATACAGGCAATTGCACAAAACGGCCTCACCTTTTCTGAAGGTATGTACGACATTGATCGTTACGAAGAACTGCGTGACATCAGTGTAAAAATAATGGCTGAAATCTCAGAAGAACCTGTAGAAAAAGTAAAAGAATTATTTGCCAGTGCCACTGGTTACCAAACCCCAAAAGTAGATATCAGAGGTGTTGTTTTTGAAGGCGATAAAATCTTGATGATTAAAGAAATTGCCGACAACAAATGGTCTCTCCCCGGAGGTTGGGCCGATGTAAATTACTCTCCTGCAGAAATAGTCTGCAAAGAAGTTTGGGAAGAAAGTGGCATAGAAGTTAAAGCCCTCAGACTATTAGCTGTTTGTGATAAACACAAGCACCCTCATCCACACGATCCATACCATGCCTATAAAATGTTTTTTCTTTGCGAAAGAACTGGTGGCGAACTAAAAACCGGTATGGAAACCCTAGATGTCAGCTTCTTTGCCGAAGACGATTTACCAGAACTTTCTGTAGATCGGGTAACAGAATCGCAAATCAATATGTTATTCGATTTTAAAAGAAATCCGGAAAAAGAAACCTATTTTGATTAA